A single window of Bacteroidota bacterium DNA harbors:
- a CDS encoding Mrp/NBP35 family ATP-binding protein, giving the protein MKDKILKALSNVIDPDLKDNLVKLKMIDKLKIEGNEVSFTIILTTPACPMKNMFKEECAKYIKEVDPNLVVKVDFDSKVEHTQRENMEKMAGVKNMIAVASGKGGVGKSTVAVNLALALAEFGAKVGLLDADMNGPSIPVMMGIEGVQPAVKVIDGKNMMLPIEKYGVKIMSLGSLVPQDKPIVWRGPMLSNGLSQLILDTIWDDLDYLIVDLPPGTGDIHITLCQNMPLSAALIVTTPQKVSLTDTLKTIEMFKIDKIEIPIAGIVENMSYFTPAELPDNKYYLFGKGAGETLANRYKVPLLGQLPLVMGVSDKSDIGTPVMKDDSNKIMQDSFRELAQKMAQQISIISAQKK; this is encoded by the coding sequence ATGAAAGATAAAATATTAAAAGCTTTAAGCAATGTTATTGATCCTGACCTGAAAGACAATCTTGTCAAGCTCAAAATGATTGATAAGTTGAAAATTGAAGGCAATGAAGTATCCTTTACAATTATCCTGACAACTCCTGCTTGTCCCATGAAAAATATGTTCAAAGAGGAATGTGCAAAGTACATCAAAGAAGTTGATCCCAATCTGGTTGTGAAAGTAGATTTTGATTCTAAAGTTGAACATACACAGCGCGAGAATATGGAGAAAATGGCTGGTGTAAAGAACATGATTGCTGTGGCCTCCGGTAAAGGTGGCGTAGGTAAATCTACAGTAGCTGTTAATCTTGCACTTGCTTTAGCTGAATTTGGAGCCAAGGTTGGTTTACTGGATGCTGATATGAATGGTCCATCCATTCCGGTAATGATGGGTATTGAAGGAGTGCAGCCAGCCGTTAAAGTGATTGATGGAAAAAACATGATGCTACCTATTGAAAAGTATGGTGTTAAAATCATGTCACTTGGCTCTTTAGTCCCTCAAGATAAACCCATTGTGTGGAGGGGGCCAATGCTTAGTAATGGATTATCTCAATTAATATTGGATACCATTTGGGATGATCTCGATTATTTGATTGTAGACTTACCTCCGGGAACAGGAGATATTCATATTACATTGTGCCAGAATATGCCTTTGTCAGCAGCACTTATTGTAACAACCCCTCAAAAGGTTTCATTGACTGATACTTTGAAAACAATTGAGATGTTTAAAATTGACAAGATTGAAATTCCGATAGCTGGAATTGTTGAAAATATGTCTTATTTCACTCCGGCTGAATTGCCAGACAATAAATATTATTTGTTTGGGAAAGGTGCTGGAGAAACTTTAGCAAACCGATATAAAGTTCCTTTGCTCGGACAATTACCCTTGGTTATGGGTGTGTCTGATAAATCAGATATAGGGACTCCTGTAATGAAGGATGATTCCAATAAAATTATGCAAGACAGTTTTAGAGAATTGGCTCAAAAAATGGCTCAGCAAATTTCCATCATTTCAGCGCAAAAGAAATAA
- a CDS encoding outer membrane beta-barrel protein, giving the protein MLLIFGTYNDKYLNMISKKIGLFVLLITICMTAFSQIDIDIEDIEPSTESSSSIGDVSFLMSLSHEEWIGMPHSVDLLKPKNYEFNMLFLVPFRDGAKTFNVHSGLSMSFSNLHSNVSDWEFIAMEEDLLPSNYPLSFDYTKNRVVAGYIGVPLGISFKFGPSNKKLFMMNLGVNSSLLFFTNNKLKFDNTKIKVKIREHLTPYRFNAYTSIGWRYIQLYGSYGLSPFFNRDTAPCIRNWATGVAVYF; this is encoded by the coding sequence ATGCTTTTAATTTTTGGCACTTATAACGATAAGTACTTGAATATGATTAGTAAAAAGATAGGTTTGTTTGTATTGTTAATCACTATTTGTATGACAGCATTTAGTCAGATTGATATTGATATTGAAGATATCGAGCCATCAACTGAAAGTAGCTCGAGCATAGGTGATGTAAGTTTTTTAATGAGCCTGAGTCATGAAGAATGGATTGGAATGCCACACTCTGTTGACTTGTTAAAGCCAAAAAATTATGAATTTAATATGCTATTTTTAGTTCCGTTTCGTGATGGAGCTAAAACATTTAATGTACATAGCGGTTTAAGCATGTCCTTTTCAAATTTGCATTCCAATGTTTCAGATTGGGAGTTTATTGCGATGGAAGAAGATCTTTTACCAAGCAACTATCCACTTTCTTTTGACTATACTAAAAACCGAGTTGTAGCAGGATATATTGGTGTTCCGCTAGGTATATCCTTTAAATTCGGCCCATCAAATAAAAAGCTTTTCATGATGAATCTGGGTGTTAATTCCTCTTTGCTATTTTTTACCAATAACAAGCTGAAATTCGATAACACAAAAATCAAAGTAAAGATTAGAGAACATTTAACACCCTATAGATTCAATGCTTATACGTCCATAGGCTGGAGATATATTCAACTTTATGGAAGCTATGGTTTGAGTCCTTTTTTCAATCGTGATACAGCACCTTGTATTCGAAACTGGGCAACTGGAGTTGCGGTTTATTTCTAA
- the coaD gene encoding pantetheine-phosphate adenylyltransferase, with the protein MKKQAIFPGSFDPLTLGHADIVKRSALLFDKIYVALGVNSSKPRFFPLDKSMQMIEATFQDFPNVEVIQYSGLTVELCRKMNVNYIVRGIRNVSDFEYERSLADMNRSMFPELETVFMDSKLAYLPISSTIVRDLIRNNADISAFVPKEILSFIS; encoded by the coding sequence ATGAAAAAGCAAGCAATTTTTCCCGGATCGTTCGATCCACTTACATTAGGTCATGCTGATATTGTAAAACGATCGGCTTTGCTTTTCGATAAAATATATGTGGCTTTGGGGGTCAATTCTTCCAAGCCACGCTTTTTCCCTTTGGATAAAAGCATGCAAATGATTGAAGCTACTTTTCAGGATTTTCCAAATGTAGAAGTCATTCAGTATAGTGGATTAACTGTTGAACTTTGCAGGAAAATGAATGTGAATTACATTGTAAGGGGAATCCGTAATGTTTCTGATTTTGAGTATGAACGTTCTTTAGCCGACATGAATCGCTCCATGTTTCCTGAATTGGAAACAGTTTTTATGGATTCAAAATTGGCGTATTTGCCAATAAGTTCTACAATTGTCAGAGATCTCATTCGCAATAATGCAGATATTTCGGCTTTTGTACCGAAAGAAATATTGTCGTTTATTAGCTAG